From the Ostrinia nubilalis chromosome 8, ilOstNubi1.1, whole genome shotgun sequence genome, one window contains:
- the LOC135074277 gene encoding KRAB-A domain-containing protein 2-like — translation MEDENEYANMKTTFNNKLNEIIKAKGVNHQIFNPLSYATMISKVEHAKGLKFGKTPADYARLKKYDILEIDGVKRLVVPFFSSTTSSGNKTSSAIRMFVHTDEIFDILHTAHLKSGHKSRQGMTQEVSQFKNITREMIMIYLGLCEVCQEKVAKFHEREIKKSYIDFISMSADQHGYNLILVYLDVKTQFVQLRPLKNTELQEVTQSLLDIFTIFGPPDLLQGNVSNEFGSSLANEVCLFWSDFKFNFIKTEDRDQLLVECTIRVTEILNAWVEANKTMEWSEGVKYVQYMKNRDFNPTLNRSAGEALLGHKFGRSGTRKRSLDQALSDKEEESDAQEAMNSGIDKQDVPIKQYAPKRIKLEQVDNSEVPHLIVPNIKTNDEDEPENILP, via the coding sequence ATGGAAGACGAAAACGAATACGCCAACATGAAAACCACATTCAACAACAAACTGAACGAAATCATCAAAGCCAAAGGCGTCAACCACCAAATATTCAACCCGCTGTCTTACGCGACCATGATCTCAAAGGTGGAGCACGCGAAAGGACTAAAATTCGGTAAGACCCCCGCTGATTACGCCCGCTTGAAGAAATATGACATTTTAGAAATCGACGGCGTCAAAAGACTCGTTGTGCCGTTCTTTAGTAGCACCACCAGTAGTGGGAATAAGACCAGCTCAGCGATCCGTATGTTTGTTCATACAGACGAGATTTTTGATATATTGCACACGGCTCATTTGAAGAGCGGGCACAAGAGCAGACAGGGCATGACTCAAGAGGTAAGCCAGTTCAAAAATATTACGCGAGAAATGATAATGATCTACTTGGGTTTATGTGAAGTTTGTCAAGAAAAAGTTGCAAAATTTCACGAGAGAGAAATCAAGAAGAGCTATATTGACTTTATAAGTATGTCTGCAGATCAACATGGATACAATCTTATTCTTGTATACTTGGACGTCAAAACCCAGTTCGTGCAGCTGCGTCCTTTGAAAAATACGGAACTTCAAGAGGTGACTCAATCTCTTTTGGATATTTTCACAATATTTGGCCCTCCTGATTTGTTACAGGGGAATGTAAGTAACGAATTTGGGAGCAGTCTTGCAaatgaagtttgtttgttttggtctgattttaaattcaattttataaAGACAGAAGATAGAGACCAGTTACTTGTGGAGTGTACTATCAGAGTGACCGAGATCCTCAATGCTTGGGTGGAAGCGAATAAGACCATGGAATGGTCGGAGGGGGTGAAATATGTCCAGTACATGAAGAACAGGGATTTTAACCCTACACTGAATCGTTCAGCTGGTGAGGCTTTGTTAGGCCATAAGTTTGGGAGATCTGGTACTAGAAAAAGAAGTTTGGACCAGGCTCTTTCGGACAAAGAAGAAGAATCAGATGCGCAAGAAGCAATGAATTCTGGAATTGACAAACAAGATGTACCCATCAAGCAATACGCTCCGAAAAGAATTAAGTTGGAACAGGTTGATAATTCTGAAGTGCCACACTTGATAGTGCCAAATATCAAAACGAATGATGAAGACGAACCTGAAAACATTTTGCCATGA